One segment of Comamonas thiooxydans DNA contains the following:
- a CDS encoding YifB family Mg chelatase-like AAA ATPase: protein MGLALVQSRALLGLQAPAVTVEVHLANGLPSFTLVGLADVEVKEARERVRAAIVNAGLEFPNNQRITVNLAPADLPKDSGRFDLPIALGILAASGQIDAQRLADYEFAGELSLTGALRPVRGALATALALQRQQQRVRLVLPPDSAQEAAFVPAIEVFGAAHLLDVVRQFIAHDATLSEQGDGVEGWQRVHSRPAEASLQSLDLREVRGQMQAKRALEIAAAGAHGVLMIGPPGSGKSMLAQRFAGLLPGMTDEEALEAAAIASLSGRFTPQLWRQRPFAAPHHTASSIALVGGGSPPRPGEISYAHCGALFLDELPEFARSALEALREPLETGRITIVRAVQRAEFPARFQLVAAMNPCPCGYWGSRVRACRCSPDQVARYQARISGPLLDRIDLHVEVAALSPEELLAAPEGESSAAVQQRVSAARDKALQRQGLPNHQLQGVQLDTHLQLEPEALTFAHKAAARLGWSARGTHRALKVARTIADLADSDAITQAHLAEALQYRRALMQP, encoded by the coding sequence ATGGGTCTGGCTCTGGTTCAAAGTCGTGCCTTGCTGGGCCTGCAGGCACCGGCCGTCACGGTGGAGGTTCATCTGGCCAACGGCCTGCCTTCGTTCACCCTGGTGGGCCTGGCGGATGTGGAGGTCAAGGAGGCGCGAGAGCGCGTGCGCGCGGCCATCGTCAATGCGGGGCTGGAGTTCCCGAACAACCAGCGCATCACTGTCAACCTGGCTCCGGCGGATCTGCCCAAGGACTCAGGTCGCTTTGACCTGCCGATAGCGCTGGGTATTCTGGCGGCCAGCGGGCAGATCGATGCACAGCGGCTCGCCGATTATGAGTTTGCAGGAGAGCTGTCCCTGACAGGTGCCCTGCGCCCGGTACGCGGGGCCCTGGCGACGGCACTGGCCCTGCAGCGTCAGCAACAGCGCGTGCGGCTGGTGCTGCCGCCGGACAGTGCGCAGGAGGCCGCCTTTGTGCCGGCTATCGAAGTCTTCGGCGCTGCGCATCTGCTGGATGTGGTCAGGCAGTTCATCGCCCATGACGCCACCCTGTCGGAGCAGGGCGATGGCGTGGAGGGCTGGCAGCGGGTGCACTCCAGACCTGCTGAAGCCTCTTTGCAGTCGCTGGATCTGCGCGAGGTGCGCGGTCAGATGCAGGCCAAGCGTGCTCTTGAAATTGCAGCTGCCGGCGCACATGGCGTGCTGATGATCGGCCCTCCGGGTTCGGGGAAATCCATGCTGGCCCAGCGCTTTGCGGGCTTGCTGCCTGGCATGACCGATGAGGAAGCGCTCGAAGCCGCAGCCATTGCCAGCCTCAGCGGTCGTTTCACGCCGCAGTTGTGGCGTCAGCGGCCGTTTGCCGCTCCCCATCACACGGCCAGCTCCATCGCGCTGGTCGGCGGCGGCTCTCCGCCCCGGCCTGGCGAAATCTCCTATGCCCATTGCGGGGCGCTGTTTCTCGACGAGTTGCCCGAGTTCGCGCGCAGCGCCCTGGAGGCCCTGCGCGAGCCGCTGGAGACCGGGCGCATCACCATCGTGCGGGCCGTGCAGAGGGCGGAGTTTCCGGCCCGTTTCCAGCTGGTGGCAGCCATGAACCCCTGTCCCTGCGGCTACTGGGGCTCGCGCGTGAGGGCCTGCCGCTGCTCGCCTGATCAGGTGGCACGTTATCAGGCTCGTATCAGCGGACCCTTGCTGGACCGTATCGATCTGCATGTTGAGGTGGCGGCACTGTCGCCCGAGGAGCTGCTGGCAGCGCCCGAAGGGGAGAGCAGCGCTGCCGTGCAGCAACGTGTGAGTGCCGCCAGAGACAAGGCCTTGCAACGCCAGGGCCTGCCCAATCATCAGTTGCAGGGGGTGCAGCTCGACACGCATCTGCAGCTGGAGCCCGAGGCGCTGACCTTCGCGCACAAGGCTGCAGCGCGCCTTGGCTGGTCGGCGCGCGGCACGCACCGGGCCTTGAAGGTGGCGCGAACCATTGCCGATCTGGCGGACTCGGATGCCATCACGCAAGCCCATCTGGCCGAGGCATTGCAATACCGCCGCGCGCTGATGCAGCCGTGA
- a CDS encoding LysR substrate-binding domain-containing protein, which yields MQLKSLRMFEAVCESGSFGAAAQRLHTVQSNVTAHIKKLEDEAGVQLLMRANPVFPTPAGRTLLESARQMLQSHDQVLAMLQTPQFAAGQVKGALRIGSMETTAALRLPPLLAELRRQHPGIDLELDAQPSAALLMELAAGRIDCAFINGAAPQNELQSWPVFREELVLVSGQPLTRFPTAAEFSSSVFLAFRQGCSYRQRIELLMASMGVTAVRIMELGMLDTILGCVAAGMGYALLSRSLVEAQQQRFGVHWMTLPGKSGQELAFVDTCFVTAAVQGWSPALHAFAQVLGVHPHATQAQPVALALAA from the coding sequence ATGCAACTCAAATCCCTGCGCATGTTCGAAGCCGTCTGCGAAAGCGGCAGCTTTGGCGCCGCTGCCCAGCGGCTGCACACCGTGCAATCCAATGTCACGGCCCATATCAAAAAGCTCGAGGACGAAGCAGGCGTTCAGCTGCTGATGCGGGCCAACCCGGTCTTTCCCACTCCGGCCGGGCGTACGCTGCTGGAGTCTGCGCGGCAGATGCTGCAGTCGCATGACCAGGTGCTGGCCATGCTGCAAACCCCGCAATTTGCAGCCGGCCAGGTCAAAGGCGCCTTGCGCATAGGCTCGATGGAAACCACGGCCGCACTGCGTCTGCCGCCACTGCTGGCCGAGTTGCGCAGGCAGCATCCGGGTATCGACCTGGAGCTGGACGCCCAGCCCAGCGCCGCATTGCTGATGGAGCTGGCTGCCGGTCGCATCGACTGTGCCTTCATCAACGGTGCAGCCCCACAAAACGAGCTGCAATCCTGGCCGGTATTTCGTGAAGAGCTGGTGCTGGTCAGCGGACAGCCGCTGACGCGTTTCCCCACCGCCGCAGAGTTCAGCAGCTCCGTGTTTCTGGCCTTTCGCCAGGGCTGCAGTTACCGCCAGCGGATCGAGCTGCTGATGGCCTCTATGGGTGTGACGGCGGTACGCATCATGGAGCTGGGCATGCTGGACACCATCCTCGGCTGCGTGGCGGCCGGTATGGGCTATGCGCTGCTGTCGCGCTCGCTGGTCGAAGCCCAGCAGCAGCGCTTTGGTGTGCACTGGATGACTCTGCCAGGCAAGAGCGGACAGGAGCTGGCCTTTGTCGACACCTGTTTTGTGACTGCTGCCGTACAAGGCTGGTCGCCGGCACTGCATGCATTTGCGCAGGTACTGGGTGTCCATCCACATGCCACACAGGCACAGCCCGTGGCGCTGGCTCTTGCCGCCTGA
- a CDS encoding YbfB/YjiJ family MFS transporter: protein MIERKELPLLLTGFMATLSGVGLARFAYTALMPQMVHAGWFSGEQVAYLGAANLLGYLIGALIAAPLAERMGALRVLVICWVAVMLSFAGCSLPQPMALFFVWRLISGIAGAALMVLGPSVAMAAAAPQRRATLGPLMFCGIGVGALLAATLVPMFARSSLSAVWWALTALSALALYSGWHAARRIQLHAPVAVQPTATAATSGATPWSLAVVLVLVAYACDAFGFVPHTVFWVDYLDRELQLGGAYASTQWAFFGLGAMVGPLCAAYCATRWGWWGTTTGAYAVKAVAIGLPLAWAGFGGHALSGFLVGALSPGMAAITSGYLMQLIGPGQHKKMWGYATAAFALLQASSGYLMAFVYASSGSYRQLFVLGCAALGLGALLVASSRLARTAQ from the coding sequence GTGATCGAACGCAAAGAACTTCCCCTGCTGTTGACCGGCTTCATGGCCACCCTGAGCGGCGTCGGCCTGGCTCGTTTCGCCTATACCGCGCTGATGCCGCAGATGGTGCATGCGGGCTGGTTCAGCGGCGAGCAGGTGGCTTATCTGGGCGCAGCCAATCTGCTGGGCTATCTGATCGGCGCCCTGATCGCAGCGCCGCTGGCCGAGCGCATGGGTGCGCTGCGCGTGCTGGTGATCTGCTGGGTGGCCGTGATGCTCAGCTTTGCGGGCTGCAGCCTGCCCCAGCCCATGGCCCTGTTCTTTGTCTGGCGGCTGATCTCGGGCATTGCCGGGGCCGCGTTGATGGTGCTGGGCCCGTCGGTGGCCATGGCTGCAGCCGCGCCGCAGCGCCGTGCCACGCTGGGTCCGCTGATGTTCTGCGGCATTGGCGTGGGTGCCTTGCTGGCCGCCACCCTGGTGCCCATGTTTGCGCGCAGCAGCCTGAGCGCCGTCTGGTGGGCGCTGACGGCGCTGTCTGCGCTGGCGCTTTACAGCGGCTGGCATGCTGCGCGCCGGATCCAGCTGCATGCGCCGGTGGCGGTCCAGCCCACGGCGACGGCCGCAACCTCCGGCGCAACCCCGTGGAGCCTGGCGGTGGTTCTGGTGCTGGTCGCCTATGCCTGCGACGCCTTCGGCTTTGTGCCGCACACCGTGTTCTGGGTGGACTACCTGGATCGCGAGCTGCAACTGGGCGGCGCCTATGCATCGACGCAATGGGCATTCTTCGGGCTTGGAGCGATGGTCGGGCCGCTGTGTGCGGCCTACTGTGCCACGCGCTGGGGCTGGTGGGGTACGACCACGGGCGCCTATGCTGTCAAGGCCGTGGCCATCGGCCTGCCGCTGGCCTGGGCCGGTTTCGGCGGTCATGCGCTGTCGGGCTTTCTGGTGGGGGCGCTGTCGCCAGGCATGGCGGCCATCACCTCGGGCTATCTGATGCAGCTGATCGGCCCCGGCCAGCACAAGAAAATGTGGGGCTATGCCACGGCGGCGTTTGCGCTGTTGCAGGCCAGCTCCGGCTATCTGATGGCATTCGTCTACGCCAGCAGCGGCAGCTATCGCCAGCTGTTCGTGCTGGGCTGCGCGGCGCTGGGCCTGGGGGCGCTGCTGGTGGCTTCAAGCCGCCTGGCCCGCACTGCGCAATGA
- a CDS encoding nitronate monooxygenase family protein, producing the protein MSKLPLWMTGLGLQHPIIQAPMAGTSTPQLAAAVSNASALGSVGIGAYGLEQARQHIEQTRALTDRPFNVNLFCHRAPAADAEREAQWLRYLAPEFERYGASAPPGLRCIYESAQGNARLQAMVLELRPAVVSFHFGLPEQSFVDALRAAGITMLACATSLDEARQIEQAGVDVIVAQGMEAGGHRGAFVPEQDTLMGTLALVRLLARESRLPVVAAGGIMDGAGIAAALQLGACAAQMGTAFILCPESAASPAYRAELQSDSAQHTAITAAISGRPARGMFNRLHQLGRDYAGALPAYPMVYDAGKALHQAASAQGSSDYAAHWAGQGAPLARAMPAAELVRTLAQELEQAEHA; encoded by the coding sequence ATGAGCAAACTACCTTTGTGGATGACAGGCCTGGGCCTGCAGCATCCCATCATTCAGGCCCCGATGGCCGGGACCTCGACCCCGCAGCTGGCAGCTGCCGTGAGCAATGCATCGGCCCTGGGCTCGGTCGGCATAGGCGCCTATGGCCTTGAGCAGGCACGTCAGCACATCGAGCAGACGCGTGCGCTGACCGACCGTCCTTTCAACGTCAACCTCTTCTGTCATCGTGCACCGGCAGCAGATGCAGAGCGCGAAGCACAGTGGCTGCGCTATCTGGCGCCGGAGTTCGAGCGCTACGGCGCGTCCGCGCCGCCGGGCCTGCGCTGCATCTACGAGTCCGCGCAGGGCAATGCGCGATTGCAGGCCATGGTGCTGGAGCTGCGTCCCGCCGTGGTGAGCTTTCATTTCGGCCTGCCGGAGCAGAGCTTTGTCGATGCCTTGCGCGCCGCCGGCATCACCATGCTGGCCTGCGCCACCAGTCTCGATGAGGCGCGCCAGATCGAGCAGGCCGGGGTGGATGTGATCGTGGCCCAGGGCATGGAGGCGGGCGGTCATCGCGGCGCCTTCGTGCCAGAGCAGGACACTCTGATGGGGACTTTGGCGCTGGTGCGGCTGCTGGCGCGCGAGTCCCGCCTGCCCGTGGTCGCCGCAGGCGGCATCATGGACGGTGCCGGCATTGCTGCCGCTTTGCAGTTGGGAGCCTGTGCCGCGCAGATGGGTACGGCCTTCATCCTCTGCCCCGAGTCCGCAGCCAGCCCGGCCTACCGCGCCGAGCTGCAAAGCGATAGCGCGCAGCACACGGCCATCACCGCGGCCATTTCCGGGCGTCCTGCGCGCGGCATGTTCAACCGTCTGCACCAGCTGGGACGAGACTATGCGGGAGCACTGCCCGCCTATCCCATGGTGTATGACGCGGGCAAGGCGCTGCACCAGGCAGCCAGCGCGCAAGGCAGCAGCGACTATGCCGCGCACTGGGCCGGTCAGGGCGCACCGCTGGCTCGCGCCATGCCCGCAGCCGAACTCGTGCGCACGCTGGCGCAGGAGCTGGAGCAGGCGGAGCACGCCTGA
- a CDS encoding feruloyl-CoA synthase: protein MQAIDFLSDPQQVAPPCSLRIDSDDGSFVLRSPVALKPYARCVGEWLERWARETPEAPALAERTPDGSGWRQLNWSELREAVGRSAQGLLDLDLQSGPVVILSDNAIDHAVLMLAAMHVGRAACSLSSAYSRTARDFGRLRQMLQALQPALIYASDARVYGPALAACETRVPCVFSAHAQHWPGGLDFQALMARPETAAVRTAYEGIAPDTHAKYLLTSGSTGTPKVVINTHRMLCANQQQMAQTWRFLEQEKPVLVDWLPWSHTFGGNHNLHLVMAHGGTLYIDEGRPAPGLIEKTVRNLREVRPTLWFNVPRGFDMVLPLMEADDTLAADMLSRLRLAFYAAAALAPSTWKRLEAVAQRVRPGRPLWLTTSWGCTETSPAITSAHWQLDGAGCIGAPLPGLELKFVPNGSKQEMRVKGVSVFPGYRDAPRETAAAFDEEGYYRIGDAGFVVDELRPERGVIFNGRVAEDFKLSSGTWVSVGTLRVELVSRLAPWVQDIVIAGHDRDELGLLVFATPAGAAAPEALAQALRRVMHEQRNAGAGSSQSPGCALVLADPPDAEAGEITDKGYVNQRAVLTRRADAVRRLFASKDASVIRCNS from the coding sequence ATGCAAGCCATAGACTTCCTGTCCGACCCGCAGCAGGTCGCCCCGCCGTGCAGCCTGCGCATCGATTCCGACGACGGCAGCTTCGTGCTGCGATCACCCGTGGCGCTCAAGCCCTATGCACGTTGCGTGGGCGAGTGGCTGGAACGCTGGGCGCGCGAGACCCCCGAGGCGCCGGCCCTGGCCGAGCGCACGCCCGACGGCAGTGGCTGGCGCCAGCTGAACTGGAGCGAGCTGCGCGAGGCCGTGGGGCGCTCAGCCCAGGGGTTGCTGGACCTGGATCTGCAGTCCGGCCCGGTGGTCATATTGTCGGACAACGCCATAGATCACGCGGTGCTGATGCTGGCCGCCATGCACGTGGGCCGGGCAGCCTGCTCGCTGTCCAGTGCCTACTCGCGCACGGCGCGCGACTTCGGACGGCTGCGCCAGATGCTTCAGGCACTGCAGCCTGCGCTGATCTACGCATCGGACGCGCGCGTGTACGGACCGGCGCTGGCGGCCTGCGAAACCCGCGTGCCCTGCGTCTTCAGCGCGCATGCACAGCACTGGCCCGGCGGGCTGGATTTCCAGGCGCTCATGGCCAGACCCGAGACGGCCGCCGTGCGCACCGCCTATGAGGGCATCGCGCCCGACACGCATGCCAAATACCTGCTGACCTCGGGCTCCACAGGAACGCCCAAGGTCGTCATCAACACCCACCGCATGCTGTGCGCCAACCAGCAGCAAATGGCGCAGACCTGGCGCTTCCTGGAGCAGGAAAAGCCCGTGCTCGTGGACTGGCTGCCCTGGAGCCACACCTTCGGCGGCAACCACAACCTGCATCTGGTAATGGCACACGGCGGCACGCTTTACATCGACGAGGGCCGGCCCGCACCGGGTCTGATCGAGAAGACGGTGCGCAATCTGCGTGAAGTTCGGCCCACGCTGTGGTTCAACGTGCCGCGCGGCTTCGACATGGTGCTGCCGCTGATGGAGGCCGACGACACGCTGGCGGCGGACATGCTCTCGCGCCTTCGCCTGGCCTTCTACGCGGCTGCGGCTCTGGCCCCCTCGACCTGGAAGCGGCTGGAGGCGGTGGCCCAGCGCGTGCGCCCGGGCCGCCCCCTGTGGCTGACCACGTCCTGGGGTTGCACCGAGACCTCGCCCGCGATCACCTCGGCCCACTGGCAACTCGACGGCGCAGGCTGCATAGGTGCGCCGCTGCCCGGGCTGGAGCTCAAGTTCGTGCCCAACGGCAGCAAGCAGGAAATGCGTGTCAAGGGCGTGTCGGTGTTCCCCGGCTACCGCGACGCACCGCGCGAAACGGCTGCGGCCTTCGACGAGGAAGGCTATTACCGCATAGGCGACGCCGGCTTCGTCGTGGACGAGCTGCGGCCCGAGCGCGGCGTCATCTTCAACGGCCGCGTGGCCGAGGATTTCAAGCTCTCCAGCGGCACCTGGGTCTCGGTGGGAACGCTGCGCGTGGAACTGGTGTCGCGCCTGGCGCCATGGGTGCAGGACATCGTCATCGCAGGCCACGACCGTGACGAGCTGGGCCTGCTGGTATTTGCCACGCCTGCGGGCGCTGCCGCCCCCGAAGCCCTGGCACAGGCGCTGCGCCGCGTGATGCATGAGCAGCGCAACGCAGGCGCGGGCAGCTCGCAAAGCCCCGGCTGCGCGCTGGTCCTGGCCGATCCGCCGGATGCGGAGGCCGGAGAGATCACCGACAAGGGCTACGTCAACCAGCGCGCGGTGCTAACGCGGCGCGCCGATGCGGTGCGACGTCTGTTCGCGTCAAAGGATGCATCGGTCATTCGCTGCAACAGCTGA
- a CDS encoding 3-hydroxyacyl-CoA dehydrogenase NAD-binding domain-containing protein: protein MSAAAPAIRHVAVVGTGVIGASWAAFFLARGLDVTATDPAPGAEQRLREAVQRHWPTMQRMGLADGASPERLRFDAELERALDGCDFVQESGPERADFKADLYARMDAATPPQVLLASSSSGLPVSGMQVRCKTPQRVVLGHPFNPPHLIPLVEVGGGDATSPDSIQRAMDFYAALGKRPIHVRREIAGHIANRLQAALWREAFHLVDQGVASVSDIDTAIAHGPGLRWALMGPFMNLHLSGGQGGMQHLLEHLGGPIESWWRDLGNPAMTAALKDSVVQGVAEARGMRREEELERTRDELLTDLIRAKAQGSLF from the coding sequence ATGAGCGCGGCCGCACCCGCGATACGGCACGTGGCCGTGGTCGGCACCGGCGTGATCGGTGCCAGCTGGGCTGCGTTCTTCCTGGCGCGCGGCCTGGATGTGACGGCCACCGATCCCGCACCCGGCGCCGAGCAGCGCCTGCGCGAAGCGGTGCAGCGCCACTGGCCGACCATGCAACGCATGGGGCTGGCGGATGGAGCATCGCCCGAACGCCTGCGCTTCGACGCCGAACTTGAGCGTGCGCTGGACGGCTGCGACTTCGTGCAGGAAAGCGGCCCCGAGCGCGCCGACTTCAAGGCTGACCTCTATGCGCGCATGGACGCGGCCACGCCGCCGCAGGTACTGCTGGCCAGCAGCAGCTCGGGTCTGCCGGTCAGCGGTATGCAGGTACGCTGCAAGACGCCGCAGCGCGTGGTTCTGGGTCATCCCTTCAATCCGCCGCACCTGATCCCGCTGGTGGAAGTGGGTGGTGGCGATGCCACCTCGCCAGACAGCATCCAGCGTGCCATGGACTTCTACGCAGCGCTGGGCAAGCGCCCCATTCATGTGCGGCGCGAGATCGCTGGCCACATCGCCAACCGCCTGCAGGCCGCGCTGTGGCGCGAGGCCTTTCACCTCGTTGACCAGGGGGTAGCCAGCGTCAGCGACATTGACACGGCCATCGCCCACGGCCCCGGCCTGCGCTGGGCGCTGATGGGGCCATTCATGAACCTGCATCTGTCTGGCGGACAGGGCGGCATGCAGCATCTGCTGGAGCACCTGGGCGGCCCCATCGAAAGCTGGTGGCGCGATCTTGGCAATCCGGCCATGACAGCGGCGCTCAAGGACAGTGTGGTGCAGGGCGTGGCCGAGGCGCGCGGCATGCGTCGCGAGGAGGAGCTGGAGCGCACGCGCGACGAACTGCTGACCGACCTGATACGGGCCAAGGCCCAGGGCTCGCTGTTCTGA
- a CDS encoding ABC transporter substrate-binding protein, translating to MNFACKALAGAVTLAGAATAAAQISDDVIRIGFISDMSGVYRDYDGPAGAEAIRMAIADMGGAINGKKIELVAADHQNKADIAAAKARQWFDVERFDMLIGGVNSGAAIAMAGVARDKRKPYFVVGSGASSLTNEQCSPYTVMYAYDTVAMARGTASAVLKSGGKRWFFVTADYAFGNALQADAAKVLEAGGGNVAGAVKHPLGASDFSSFMLQALAAKPDVLALANAGGDTVNAIKSAAEFGLAQKMKLAGMIITIQDVHALGLKTAQGMYLTDSWYWNQSPEASAWARRFFDKHKRMPTSFHAGDYSATLQYLKAVQAAGTDDGTKVMEQLRKTRFNDMFVKDGWLRADGLMVHDMHLMQVKTPAESREPWDYYKVVETIRGEAAWTTRAETRCAQWKTS from the coding sequence ATGAACTTCGCATGCAAGGCCCTGGCCGGCGCCGTGACGCTGGCCGGCGCGGCCACGGCAGCAGCTCAGATTTCGGACGATGTGATACGCATAGGCTTCATCAGCGACATGTCGGGCGTGTACCGCGACTACGACGGACCGGCTGGCGCAGAGGCCATACGCATGGCCATCGCCGACATGGGCGGCGCCATCAACGGCAAGAAGATCGAGCTGGTGGCGGCAGACCACCAGAACAAGGCCGACATCGCCGCCGCCAAGGCGCGCCAATGGTTCGACGTGGAACGCTTCGACATGCTGATCGGCGGCGTGAACTCGGGCGCGGCCATTGCCATGGCGGGCGTGGCGCGCGATAAGCGCAAGCCCTATTTCGTGGTCGGCTCGGGTGCTTCCAGCCTCACCAACGAGCAGTGCTCGCCCTACACGGTCATGTATGCCTACGACACAGTGGCCATGGCTCGCGGAACGGCCAGCGCCGTGCTCAAGAGCGGCGGCAAGCGCTGGTTCTTCGTGACGGCCGACTATGCCTTCGGCAATGCGCTTCAGGCCGATGCTGCCAAGGTGCTCGAAGCCGGCGGCGGCAACGTGGCCGGGGCGGTCAAGCACCCGCTGGGCGCCAGCGACTTCTCGTCCTTCATGCTGCAGGCTCTGGCGGCCAAACCCGATGTACTGGCCCTGGCCAACGCGGGCGGCGACACGGTCAACGCCATCAAATCGGCGGCGGAATTCGGACTGGCGCAGAAGATGAAGCTGGCGGGCATGATCATCACCATTCAAGACGTGCACGCCCTGGGCCTGAAGACGGCACAGGGCATGTATCTCACCGACAGCTGGTACTGGAACCAGAGCCCCGAGGCCAGCGCATGGGCGCGGCGCTTCTTCGACAAGCACAAGCGCATGCCCACCTCCTTCCATGCGGGCGACTACTCCGCCACGCTGCAGTACCTCAAGGCCGTGCAGGCCGCGGGCACGGACGATGGCACCAAGGTGATGGAACAGCTCAGGAAGACCCGTTTCAACGACATGTTCGTCAAGGACGGCTGGCTGCGCGCCGACGGCCTGATGGTGCATGACATGCATCTGATGCAGGTGAAGACGCCAGCCGAATCCAGAGAGCCCTGGGACTACTACAAGGTGGTCGAAACCATCCGTGGCGAAGCCGCCTGGACCACACGCGCCGAGACACGCTGCGCGCAATGGAAGACATCATGA
- a CDS encoding 3-keto-5-aminohexanoate cleavage protein yields the protein MSKRKVIVTIAPTGGMAHKSQNPHLPTQPDEIAEDVVRCCNAGASVAAIHARRPDDGATCNADIYRDINTRIRAAGCDIVINNSTGGGVHGDMVRELQGGRWEIAWEERIKGMDAGAEMCTLDATTLNLSFGGREILMDTPLSRGRELAVGMKARGIKPEWEVFAHTHILQDVTTLIEEDHDAAPHFINLVMNVHRNFQNAMPFSPRYLQQMVDVLPANSIFCVSGIGPSQLEANVAALLLGGHARVGLEDNLYYRQGELATNVQLTERIVRLIRELDMEPATPEEARQIMGLQRGGSPLPAFAPAAMAQAA from the coding sequence ATGAGCAAGCGCAAGGTGATCGTGACCATTGCCCCCACTGGAGGCATGGCCCACAAATCGCAGAACCCCCATCTCCCCACCCAGCCGGACGAGATCGCTGAAGACGTGGTGCGCTGCTGCAATGCGGGCGCCAGCGTGGCGGCCATCCATGCGCGCCGGCCCGACGACGGTGCCACCTGCAATGCCGACATCTACCGCGACATCAACACCCGCATCCGCGCTGCGGGCTGCGACATCGTGATCAACAACTCCACGGGCGGCGGCGTGCACGGCGACATGGTGCGCGAGCTGCAGGGCGGGCGCTGGGAAATCGCCTGGGAGGAACGCATCAAGGGCATGGATGCAGGCGCCGAGATGTGCACGCTGGATGCGACCACTCTGAACCTGAGCTTCGGCGGGCGCGAGATCCTCATGGACACGCCGCTGTCGCGGGGCCGCGAGCTGGCCGTAGGCATGAAGGCGCGCGGCATCAAGCCAGAATGGGAAGTCTTCGCCCACACCCATATCCTGCAGGACGTGACGACGCTGATCGAGGAAGACCACGATGCAGCCCCGCACTTCATCAACCTGGTGATGAATGTCCACCGCAACTTCCAGAACGCCATGCCGTTCTCGCCGCGCTACCTGCAGCAGATGGTGGACGTTCTGCCCGCCAACAGCATCTTCTGCGTCAGCGGCATCGGGCCCTCGCAGCTGGAGGCCAATGTGGCTGCGCTGCTGCTGGGCGGCCATGCGCGTGTGGGTCTGGAGGACAACCTCTACTACCGCCAGGGCGAGCTGGCCACCAATGTTCAGCTGACCGAGCGCATCGTGCGGCTGATCCGCGAGCTCGACATGGAGCCCGCCACGCCCGAGGAAGCACGTCAGATCATGGGACTGCAACGCGGCGGCTCGCCGCTGCCCGCGTTCGCGCCCGCCGCCATGGCACAGGCGGCCTGA
- a CDS encoding Crp/Fnr family transcriptional regulator → MARHHRSTTAARPTLDELLSGSAWFPALDLAVRERVRAEMREVDLPAGTALCRMGDEPRHWYGAIEGLLKWSVSSADGRSVTLGGLSVGSWFGEGTVLRGVARTADVIALRDSRVALMPAEVFEWLRGSERSFEAFLLRQINERMHWFLGNFAAHHLLDTDSQVARALVGLFHSWLHPGSDPRLRVSQEEIANLSGLSRQRCNAALRRLAAAGQIEIEYGGITVIDLPRLRTRVHAAASF, encoded by the coding sequence ATCGCCCGCCATCACCGCTCAACGACCGCGGCCCGTCCCACCCTCGATGAACTGCTGTCCGGCTCTGCCTGGTTTCCCGCGCTCGACCTTGCCGTGCGCGAACGCGTGCGTGCCGAGATGCGCGAGGTGGACCTGCCCGCGGGCACTGCGCTGTGCCGTATGGGAGATGAGCCCCGACACTGGTATGGCGCCATCGAAGGGCTGCTCAAATGGTCGGTGAGCAGCGCCGACGGTCGCTCGGTTACGCTGGGAGGTCTCTCGGTGGGCAGCTGGTTCGGCGAGGGAACGGTGCTGCGCGGAGTGGCGCGCACGGCGGACGTGATCGCGCTGCGCGACAGCCGCGTGGCCTTGATGCCTGCCGAGGTCTTCGAGTGGTTGCGCGGCAGCGAGCGCAGCTTCGAAGCCTTTTTGCTGCGTCAGATCAACGAGCGAATGCACTGGTTCCTGGGCAACTTCGCGGCCCACCATTTGCTCGATACCGACAGCCAGGTGGCGCGCGCGCTGGTGGGCCTGTTCCACTCATGGCTGCATCCGGGAAGCGACCCGCGCCTTCGGGTGTCCCAGGAGGAGATCGCCAACCTCTCGGGCCTGTCGCGCCAGCGCTGCAACGCAGCGCTGCGGCGCCTGGCGGCGGCCGGCCAGATAGAGATCGAATACGGCGGCATCACCGTCATCGACCTGCCGCGGCTGCGCACGCGTGTGCACGCTGCGGCGTCGTTCTAG